The genomic region TAGGTAGATATTTAGAAATATTTGGACCATTATATTATTCATTCCATTTAAAAAACTCCTATTTTATTATGTTAAATAATTCAAATGAAGAAGAATTAGACCCTTGGCAAATGAATTGGTTAAAAGATGAACTGGAAAAATCTAAAAATTATAAATATACTTTCGTTTTTATGCATGTTCCTATATATGATCCACGAAATGATATTAATCATCAACCTGGGCATTCATTAAAAAATTTATCCAATGCTAAAGAATTGTTAGATCTTTTAAATAATTACAATATAACTCAAGTGTTTTTTGGACACATTCATGGTTATTATGTAGGGAAATGGGATAATGTTCCTTATACTGTTACTGGTGGTGCTGGTGCAGAATTAGTTGGTAAAAATCCAAAACATGATTTTTACCATTATATAAAAGTTCATGTAAATAATAATAATGTTTCATATGAATTAGTTAAACTAGATTCACCAAATTTTAATTTTATTGATAGAGTAGGTGCATTTCTATGGCTCTATTCTTATTCTACTATTGTCATTAATTTTTGGCTTATATTACTTTTTTCCAATATAGCATTTATAATATTTTTATTATACTTTTAGTTAAAGGTGGTGTTTTAATAATGCAGGAAATTTTATTAGGAATTATTCAGGGTTTAACAGAATTCCTACCAGTTTCAAGTTCTGGCCATTTAGCTTTATTTTCTAAATTAATTAATTTTGATCCAAATGTTTCGTTCTTTGCTTTTCTTCATTTAATGACATTTTTTGCTGTTTTATTGTTCGTGTATAAGGAAGTATGGTTTATTTTAAAAGGAATGTTTACTGGTAAAAAAGATGCATGGAACTTAGCTTTAAAAATTATAGTATCTTCTATTCCTGCAGCTTTTATTGGATTAATGTTTGAAAATCAAATTAGTGAAGCTTTTTCATCACTAAAATTAGTAGGTGTATTTTTCTTATTCACTTCAATAGCTATGATTTTATCAGACAGATTTAATGGAAAAAAAGAATTAATGGATATTACATATATTGACGCAATAATAATAGGGTTATTTCAGGCTGCTTCTATTTTCCCTGGAATTTCAAGAAGTGGTTTTACACTATTCGGCGCTTTACTTATGAACACAAAAAAAGAAGCTGCATTAAAATATTCCTTTTTAATGAGTTTACCCGTAACATTTGGGGCTGGAATGCTTGAAATACATAAAGTTAATTTTACTGCACCTGTTATTTATTCTGGAATATTTACATTTATTTTCGGCGTTTTAGGATTGTTTATATTAAAAAAGACTGTTATAAATGGAAAATTGAAATATTTCGGATATTATACTATAATAGCTGCTATACTGAGTTTTATAGTTTAGGGGAAATTTTATAATGAAGATACTTTTAACTGGAAAAATGGGTATTGGCAAATCAACAATATTAAAAAAAGCCATGAAAAAATATAATATAAAAAATGGCGTTTTTACCAAAAAAATTGGTGAAAATGTGTATGCCTGGTTATTAAATTCTGACAAAAAATATATTATAGGAAAGAAATCTAATTATGGCATGCAAATAAATGAAGAAGGTTTTAATACTCTTGTTAATGAATTAAAGAAGATTAAATTTCCAGAGTTTTTTGTTATCGATGAAATCGGATATTTAGAAGAAAAGCATATCCCATTTTTAAATGAAATAAAAAGGTTAATAGAAGAATCAAATAACTTTATAGGAATTATAAGATTGTTTTTTCACGAACGATATTATTTTTTAAATGATTTACCTGTGATTGAAGTAACAGAAGAAAATAGAAATAATATTGAATTATAAAATAAAAGCTCCAGATTGCTCTGGAGCTTTTATGATGCCATATATCTATATGGAATCGGGGGATGGGGATTTCGAAATTATTATATCTTAGATATATTAATTAAATATTACAGAAATAAGTTTTTTTTGTATTTTTAGTTACTTTATACCTTAAACTTTCCAAAAATCGACGAGGCCAATATGGCCTCGTAGTTTTATTTTATTTATTTTTTAATGCTTTTAATACTTTTTCTGGAGTTATTGGTAAATCTTTTATTCTAACTCCCACAGCGTTATAAATCGCATTTGCAATTGCTGCTGGAGGTGTATCAATTCCAATTTCTCCTACACTTTTTGCACCAAACGGACCTGTTGGTTCATAGCTATCAACCAATTCAACTTCAAGATTTTTAATATCAACCCTTGATGGAATTTTATAGTTTAAAAGATTATTTGTTAATAAACGTCCATTCTTATCATATTTTACTTCTTCATACATTGCCATACCTATTCCCTGTGCAAGACCACCTTCAACCTGAACTTTTGCAAGATTTGGATTAATTGGAGTCCCACAATCAACAACAGCTACATAATTTAACAAATCTATTTTACCTGTTTCTATATCTACTTCTACTTCAGCATATCCAGCCATAAATGGCGGTGGTGATTCTTCACCAACATAAGAACCCGTAGCACTTAATTGTTTTTGATTTTCATTATAATACAAAAT from Marinitoga aeolica harbors:
- a CDS encoding metallophosphoesterase family protein, whose product is MNYTKIISIIFAFILGIISIFKVSYPFIQDKNENLIFQNTNLVKNNVTSDDYTFVVLGDNKNSISTFDKIIKQINRDNSIRFVINTGDMVFDGNPIKYDFFLKQVKKLNKPMLPVVGNHDVADDGVGRYLEIFGPLYYSFHLKNSYFIMLNNSNEEELDPWQMNWLKDELEKSKNYKYTFVFMHVPIYDPRNDINHQPGHSLKNLSNAKELLDLLNNYNITQVFFGHIHGYYVGKWDNVPYTVTGGAGAELVGKNPKHDFYHYIKVHVNNNNVSYELVKLDSPNFNFIDRVGAFLWLYSYSTIVINFWLILLFSNIAFIIFLLYF
- a CDS encoding undecaprenyl-diphosphate phosphatase, with product MQEILLGIIQGLTEFLPVSSSGHLALFSKLINFDPNVSFFAFLHLMTFFAVLLFVYKEVWFILKGMFTGKKDAWNLALKIIVSSIPAAFIGLMFENQISEAFSSLKLVGVFFLFTSIAMILSDRFNGKKELMDITYIDAIIIGLFQAASIFPGISRSGFTLFGALLMNTKKEAALKYSFLMSLPVTFGAGMLEIHKVNFTAPVIYSGIFTFIFGVLGLFILKKTVINGKLKYFGYYTIIAAILSFIV
- a CDS encoding nucleoside-triphosphatase — encoded protein: MKILLTGKMGIGKSTILKKAMKKYNIKNGVFTKKIGENVYAWLLNSDKKYIIGKKSNYGMQINEEGFNTLVNELKKIKFPEFFVIDEIGYLEEKHIPFLNEIKRLIEESNNFIGIIRLFFHERYYFLNDLPVIEVTEENRNNIEL